A stretch of Lathyrus oleraceus cultivar Zhongwan6 chromosome 6, CAAS_Psat_ZW6_1.0, whole genome shotgun sequence DNA encodes these proteins:
- the LOC127096437 gene encoding extensin-like yields MKRPRGPSEKAKQAKKERLGESSGSRPPTPLPGPSGKSVSLAPSAQTHNIASSIPQPTPIYTNSDTPPSTTRTSHQPSQKFNLATTTLAISDAKMLNETTSPSSSSSPESPPYYNISSDAEHSDPSFPTLAQLQNQTMASQQSTQPTPEPEITSSPTEQPNPTTSDP; encoded by the coding sequence ATGAAGCGTCCACGAGGACCATCTGAGAAGGCGAAGCAAGCTAAGAAGGAAAGACTAGGAGAATCCTCCGGATCAAGACCTCCAACACCTCTGCCTGGACCTTCTGGTAAGTCCGTTTCTCTTGCTCCTTCTGCACAAACACATAATATTGCTTCTTCTATCCCTCAACCCACACCTATCTATACAAACTCAGAcactcctccctcaaccaccagaacaTCTCACCAACCATCCCAGAAATTTAACCTTGCCACCACAACCTTAGCTATTTCTGACGCAAaaatgctgaatgaaaccacctcaccatcttcatcttcttctccagAATCACCCCCCTACTACAACATTTCCTCAGACGCAGAACACTCTGACCCCTCATTTCCCACTCTGGCCCAACTCCAAAATCAAACTATGGCCTCACAACAGTCAACACAACCCACACCTGAACCAGAAATTACCTCAtcacccacagaacaaccaaaccCAACAACATCTGACCCTTAA